From Quercus lobata isolate SW786 chromosome 11, ValleyOak3.0 Primary Assembly, whole genome shotgun sequence:
tttttacctCTTATTAGTACTTTATCGCTTAAAATAGTAGAGTTTGTGACTTGTGAGAAGAAGCATAAACAATATAAGCACCTATATGTACGTGTGGTAAAGATTTGGTGGAGGATATGCTTGTTAAATGGTCCAAAGGACAATGAAAAGGTGGGAACCCCAATGCCACCTATTTGGTCATAGTGAAGCCAAAAAGTTGGTCTGCTTAGATTGTTCACTTTGTCTGCAGTGTTCTCAAGTGTGTTTTGTATttcctaaaagaaaataattcaaaattttcaatcaaagttttaatatttatttttcaagcacgttttttttttttttcttgattttttttaaaatcaaggatcgtgaaaaaaaaaaatcataactgTGATTTAGAATGAAGGAGTATGGTTAAGCCAAACAAGCAAACCCACATGTGGCTCTACAACACCATTTCAATGGTTATCTAATTATGAGTGATATAACATACACatgtgtttataacatacacatGTGTTTATCTAACTAAATAAACTAAACTAGCatgtgtttataacatacacattcaaattgattaaactcaAAAGTGATATTACATTGCAAATaacctaaaataataattttttttcatcatattGCCTAATCAACTCAATCTAAGCCAATCAATCATCATGTTCATTATTTTGcaaacttatttcttcattgaaattttcttcatcatcatcaatatttattatctctttttgttcttttattttaattattttttaaaatatatttcttcTTGATATTCTAGTTTCTTagactaataataataatgacaaaaataaaaaataattatattgtaaaTTAATTCCTTATTCATagaatggaaaataaatttgtaaaaatgaaaGTGAAGTGTAAGTGTGTAGTctaaattttgtaagagaaaaaaaaaggaaaaaccaaattaattccttattattattatttccttcttttctttttgatccATTTGTTTGCTGGGAAaaactacataaaaaaatagttttggtgacctttttttggtttttgaaggGTTATTAATCTACATTTTAGTTtgtttaaattctttttttcttttcttttttcctgttGTTTGTGTTAGgttaaaaattataatcaagGAAACTGGAAAATGACCACCATTCACCTAGACAAGTTTGGTTCTCATCAATTCGAAGGATTTCATAAGACAAGTTCGGCCACATCAACAAAAATTACTGGTCAAATCTTGGCTTTCTGACCTCTAtcgatgtttttttttaaaaaaaaaaaatttctctcccCCCTTTTTGTCAATTTGATGGGCTATTGGATTTGCTATTTGCAACTAGAGAGGTTAATCAAATTATAAAGACAATCAAAAGTCCggttttttaataattatgctTCCTAATCCTATAATCCGAGTAAGAGTTCTGTGGTTCTTTTTAAGTTTGAACACTTTTTGACTTTTCTAGTAAATCTAAATTGATTTCTCTTGTACATATAAACCATGTCATCATTGATAAACCTTCAAATTCTGTGTTATATAGACCATGTCATCATTGAGAAACCTTGGGTTGTATTCAAGGACATACATAGCTAGATTAATAAAGTTTACAGAGTAGCCTGAATTGAAGAGTATCTTTGTTTTTTAGAACAAACTTTTTTCTAGGATGCATTTGCTGCTTTTATTTCTGaatgaagttttatttttccattaaagaaaaaaaaaagtgtggcaTGTGAGTCCAAAATTTGGGGAGGTCCAAGGGGACATTACTAGCAAATTAGTTGGAAACAGGAGCAAAGGATCACTCCATATCTGTACCTTTCAGTCATCTAATCATCTCCAACGGTGGCATCAGGCATGTATGGGTTGCTAACtacatgatatgcttaaaaattcaaattaaacaaaaaggtatatttattttgagaagaaaatcgCTGCGTATTATTAAGGGAGGTTGTTCAAATCAACctgaattacaagtaaaagattTAGAGGAACATCTTTCATCTAGATTAACATGGGAAAGTCATGCAAAACTTAATTAACAAGGAGCCATAGACAAGAAAATACCACTAGctaacaacaagaaaaaaaattagcaatgtCTTATAAATTTTGCGGAAAAGTACGTTGTTTAGGAATGTAGGAATTAGGATACTTGGATTAAATTGGAAAGGAAATTCGTTTTTTGAAAATagacttgaaagttgaaagttcATGGGCCATTGGGTAGAGAACTAGATATGTGAAAAGAAATTAGTTAACTTGATGGGATCGATAGGGTAATTGGGCCTCCGCAATCCCTTTGTTTCGATTTTCCGATGTAGTACAGGAAAATCGTAACATTACATATCAATTTGGGCCTCTAGGCTCCTGGCCGAAGCTTTTACTAACTTTGTAAAGCATTCctataggctttttttttttcttttttcttttttctattttacatcaaaatcacttttaattattttagatAACCATTTTTACATTACACTCTAGATCTCATTCTTCATTTCATAATGAATTTTACTTGTGCAGCAAAATTTCACGATGAGCTGAGTTGTCACCcaccaaaagtcaaaataagataaaattaaattaaaaatatatatattatacctAAATCAACCATAACtcaaaataaaggtattgtaaaaatgttgtatattttttttacccctAGTATTTCTCTTTTATAATACATCTGATAAAACTTGATGTTTGTAAAGTTAAATGAAGGGTTGTTGGTTGTATTTGAGATAACCACTCTCCTATATAGGCAATAAGAAAGAGAATTTAGGATAAATTTCTGCTTATCTTCATTAATACGTTCTGTCCTTTAAAATAAGGAATATGACAATTACATCagaaattcaaattacaaataCAAACGACTGTTGAGAACAattgttgatgcccatttttgacAAAATGTCTCAATGGCAGAAGAAGCCTAACAATATGAAAAAAGTAAGATAGAGaaagcagaaaaataaaagatcatTGGGCCAGAATGGTAGAAATAATGGTCCATAGGTCCACAAAATAATAAGTGGctccaaagaaagcaaacgggctGAGGAAGCCCCAAAGAATGAAGTAGTAAGCCCATTTGAATCgtaaaaaatggaaagaaagcaaaaacaaGCTAAAGGAGCCTAAAGAAAGGAATTAGTAAATGGGACTGGTTCAAAGGCTAATAAACCCAAAGACAAAGGATGTTGTAATTGGGCCAGGAAAGCCTAAAAGATTTAGCAAAAGCCCATAGAAATGTAAAATGTAAGAAAGAATAAAACAGGCCAAGAATGCCCAAAAAATGAAATGGGCTAGGGAAGCCTGAGCTGTTGAATGAACTGGCCTAGCAAGAATGCTAGGCAGTAAAGACTAAAAGAAGGAATAATATGAGAAATTAGCATGGCAAGTGCTTCAGCCGGTAAACCCAGAAGTAATAACAAGGTAAACAAAGGTAAATGATATCATAGTAGTAACAATGTAGTGGTGTGGTAGGAGCACCAGCCAATCCACGAACAAAGGATGAAAAGAGACATGGACcgaattaaagaaaagaaagcccacaCCCAAGCAATGCCCAGCTCGAAGAAGAAATGAGATGTAGAGAATGAAAACCTAAGAACTCATTCACACCAGAAGAGCTAAACAAGCACTAAATCATGCAGCAAAGTCAGACAAACCCGTAGGCAATGGCAAACGCGTGAGAGCCAGAAAAGGACTCATATGGAAATGGAGCACGAACACAAGATTCAGGCATCACCTAcctatacccagccaatataggggAGGTGAGCCACGGGTCAAAGGCAAGAGAGGGTTTAGTCTAGTTGTAAGGAGAAGGGAGAACTTATTTTGGGGTACCTATTTaagctcttttgggggaaataaCCTGTTGGAATGACATCTCATCCAAAAGAGGTAAACATAAGCTGaaatcactaggtgcatgctATCAAGGTTGGTAAGGGAGAAGTCCAGCCCTTATCCGAATGGGAGTTTCAAAGgaagtaaaaaacaaaacaaaatcacttTTGTCTGGGAATGAGGCGTGGCACAGCTAACACAGTGTAGTGGTGGTAGCTGGGCAGCCAGTTGACCAGTGGGCAATCTTGGAAAGACAATCCCAACAGGCCAAAAAcaattaatgggtaaaaatggtaaatcGTGTCACAATAGTCAGTATAAAAAGACCACAGATATGCATAAtaaacaacagcaacaacaacaggaaaagaaagaaaacagggAAAACAAGTAAGAGAAGGAAAGGAAAACAGAAAACCAAGAGTGAGGAAGAAAAATATGAGTGATAGGAGTAaaagcatgcaccaataggctacccacttctctctctctctcaatagcCCACTCTCTAACAAGTCAATAATCTAAGATCAAGCCATTTAGGTCCATTTTTCAAAGTGAGTAACTTCTACAGTAGGATTTCCCTTTGAGGTTACCCACATTGGAGATTGGTTCCCCTTTTTGGACTTGAATCTGCTAAAAACTAAAGCCCATTCCTTTACTAGTCTAATCTTCTTTCCTTTTGCCATGGTTGATTAAGGACTACCATTACTTTTTGCTATTAATCTATTCCTGCCGTAATCACTTTGTCATACTTTTCCTTTGTGAACTATTCAAGTACTATTGTTGTTAGTAGAAAACATTTTAGTTAAAGTGTTTTAGTTATCCTGCTGTATTATGTTTTTCCtgctataatattttgtaaCGGTATTTCCTACCGTGAGCATGTGACACGCTCAAGATTCCTACCAAGGCGCGTCAATACAAGAAGGGTCATAACTTGCGCACAAGTTGGCCTAAGGTGTGTTTTAGTTAGACTAGTCCCGACTATCCTACCCCAGAATCATAAGGCCATAGTACAGTAGAAGCAATCCAGCCTATGACAAAAAAAGGCCCACCTCGCCTATGACAAAAAAAGGCCCACCTCAACAACCAATATACACTTATCTTCTCCTACATAATATGGATGGCTTAATAAACAACTCCTAATTTATTTAAACTCCTAAACTGCACCTAATACTTATCATTCCTAATCTTTAATTCCAActacaactttttttattcttatcctAAGTCTTTGTAGAAATAGATGTGCAAGTTGAGAGTCCAAGTGCAGTTACACGCATATGTTGGTCTGTTGTTATTGTCTAAATCATAACAACATCCcataaaagtaatataaaaTAACTCAACTAAATTAGGAGGGTAGGGGGAACCCCAATCCATATCACAATGTTGCCATCATCCTAAAAAAACCTAGATGACTCGTTACTTGTTATTGTTATTCTCACCATGTTGTTGTTGTTCAATTAACCTTTAGTCAACTTaagcccaataaaaaataaaaaccaccaAATTGATCTAGTGACCCAATTGGATTTGCATTGACAACCCAAATTGCCCTAAATTACCACACCAAATATGCATTAGGATCCCAATTCCAAACCTGAGATTTGCACAAGAGCGTTGCCTCAAACCACCATCacaaactaccaaatccaaacccaaatccaccaATACAACCAAACCCAAATATAGGAGAGAGTAAACATTGTCGTTTGGCCTTGTTTTTGGCGACATTTGTGCTGATTGGTGGTCTAGAGAGAAGATAGAACAACAAGAGACGCGAGGAATAGATAAtataaaagtagttttttggaatcaatcaataaaaaagtaatttttacaCATGCTATATATATGGTAGTATTTGTATAATTTCTTACaaatggttttgatttttagacATTTACTATTTCAAATCTTTATTTTCATATCAACTTTTATGTGTTAGGATGTAGACGTTATTAAACTGTGGATATTTCAATATCAATTGTGAATATATGTGTGAAATAGTAAatgtgaaataatatttttctttttacaaaataacaaatagaatactcttttttttttcttttttttcacaatcTATAAATTAGCTCTAATCTTTCAAATTATGGAATAAATATCTTTTCagccaaagaataaaaaaataaaaaggtaaaatgaAAAATCACCAGTGGAgccaaagattaaaaaacagAGAATCAAACTCTCTAGAGATTACTCGTTGCTCTGTGATGCAGCTACCTCGTTAAGTAAATTCGAGAACTATCGACTAATCCCAATCCCTACTTCGAAGCCAACTAAAAGTACGGACAGAGAATAGCTATGAAACTTAAAAAAGGCAGCCATTTGGATTATTGGATATATCAGATTCCACTAGCTTTTGTGACTCGATCCAAGGTTGATAATTGTAGTTATCAACCTCTTCCCAGTCATTATTTTGTACTAAATGTTTAGTTTAATGCATCCATTTCCCTTTCCCTTTCACCCacaatataaaataagaaatacatGTACACATATACACAGTCGTACAGAAACAAAGTAGCGGTGGATTGATCGTAGGAGTTCTCATGTCATGCtttaataaataagtagtgCTCATGATGATGGTCATATTAAGACTCTGATCGTATAAATCATATTGCTATTACTATTATGGGACATGGGATCAATGAGTTTAcgccaaaaatcatttttttatttataaaaaaatcacaaaaaaaattcctaaaaaagaaaaaaaaaaaaaaccagaagcaaccaaaaagcaaaagaagagCCTAGCACAGTTACAATTGCCTCTTCGcaagaaagaaaagtaaagttCTTTGCACCTCCTCAAATCAaactcctccttcttcttcctcctcaaaattttcaatcttaACACTTCAAATTCAATGGGTCGCTCTCTCATCTTCGCCACTGTTCTCACACTTCTCACCTTCTCTTTCCTCTCAGGTAAATCACTCTCTCACTAACTATATATCACTCCCACCACCAAAAGACTCAATTTTGATATCAAAATTCTCTCATTTCCAATCATTTCCTCACTAACCCAgttcttgtttttctctgtttttcacaattttttgtcACTCACAGTCACAGAAGTAAACTCTGCTTCGTTCAAGATAGTCAACAAGTGCCGGCGCACGATATGGCCAGGCTTGCTATCTGGCGCCAACACAGCTCAGCTTCCCACCACAGGCTTCACTCTCAAACCGGGCAAGTCCAGGACCCTATCCATACCCAGATCTTGGTCGGGTCGGCTCTGGGCTCGGACCCTTTGCGGCCCGGACTCGTCCACCGGCAAATTCACCTGCCTAACCGGCGACTGTGGCTCCGGTGCGCTACAATGCGCCGGGGGCAACGCTAAACCCCCTGCCACGCTGGCAGAGTTCACACTTAACGGCGATGGGGGTTTAGACTTTTACGACGTTAGTTTAGTTGATGGGTACAACCTCCCAATGCTCGTGGTCCCGCAGAAAGGTACAAGCGGGGGATGCGGGGCCACGGGGTGCTTGGTCGACTTAAACGGCGCGTGCCCGAAGGAGTTAAAGGTCGTGGCGCGTGGGACTGGGAGCGTGGCTTGTAGGAGCGCGTGCGAGGCGTTCGGCGATCCGAGGTTTTGCTGTAGCGAGGCGTACGCTACGCCTGACACGTGCAGTCCGTCTATGTACTCGTTGTTTTTTAAACACGCTTGCCCACGCGCGTATAGCTACGCGTATGATGACAAGACTAGTACTTTCACGTGTCCTAATGCTGACTACTTGATCATCTTTTGCCCCGAGCCTTATACCAGGtttgaaattttaccaattttaccttataatataatataatatgaattgtggtatgaaaaaaaataatataatatgaatTATTATGCTTATATATTAAGATGATATAAAAATAACCATAATTTAGttagataatttttatttttaaaaaataaaaaatatagttaaagttgtaatttaacaaaatttaaaaacaaattaacagAGAAACTAAGTTCCGTTTGGTAAGAGTTTttttagtaacgttgtttaaatgatgtaaaaatatatgtggatgaaaaaatattataaaaatatgtgttatgatgtttaaacaataaaaattgttatttaaataacataatCAAATGTGCCCTAAAAATTAGTATtctctttatttaaatatattttatgtacatttgatgttttttttttttcctaaaagttAGCGCACATTAAGCTGAAAAGTTCACTTCATatcaaatcttaaatttttgttatataaaaaaaatttcccatgcAACCTCACTGCcgatagataaattcaaattaaaaatttttattaaatttttaaaaaaaaaaacctcgtcGCACTTGCCGCGTGTGATGAGATTAGTATATTTTATGTGTTTCATATGTGGGGTAGTTTAGTCAATTTAATTAGTCGCATGCATGATTTGTCACGCTACCATGTTTCTAAATAATAGATGTAAAGTAAAGAATATTATTGAGTAGTGGGGCctggggccttttttttttttgttatgtgtAGCATCATTGATGTTCATGTTTTACACATTACTTTGATGGACCCATTAAAGGCTTAGCTGAAGTCACTTCAACTTGAAATTGATTTATTGGTTTGGTTAGAACTTAGAattctatcttcattttctatttCCAATTTGCTTTTAATGAAAATTCTCACATTGTGATTTTTTACTTGGCATTTATTGTTGTAGTAATGTATAAACTATCAGTGattgatgggttttttttttttttttgataagaatgaTTGATGGCTTTGGCACTAAAGAAAGGTAAATGTTTTACTTGATTTCGATTGGTGACTGCTGTGCTACCAATAATCTGTCTGTATCTTTATATTCAATAGTCAAGACTAAGGCTTCACAAAGAACCATAATTTTCTATTAGTAAATGATTGATAAGCCAATTAGCTACTATGTCTTATTTATCGTAAATCTTAGGGAGCGTTTGCCTAACCATAAAATCAAGCTAACCAAGAACAATTAACTGGTTTGAGTTGTTTTTAGCTTAGTAacatgttcttttttcttttttcttttttgtttctttttctttttttaataattcgataattaCAATGGAGTGGAGGAATTTGAATCCTAGATATCTCCGTTAAAAAACATTAGGAAGTGTTAGTTGAGTTGCAAAAATCTTGGTGACTTGGTAACTAGTTTTAGTGGTCTTTAATTTGGTAACTTTTTGCTTAAAAAGCTTGTTCAAAGTACTACTAGATTTATTCCATTATTAAATCTAGTTTTACCTTTGGTTATTTCAAATACATTCCCTCCacaatcaaaattataaattttctgGTGTTTCTTTTTACATATTCCCACTAGAAACTAGTTTTTAATTTGACATTTTCATAAACTGGTTTTAAGTAAAACTGGTTCTAATATGATTCTAGACAAATTAGATAAATCTAAACCCATTCAATTTTGaactagttttatttttggcttAGCTATGTGGTTTTCCAAACACCCCATTATGGGCATAATTGGAtttcacttgtttcttttttcctgaCAGAGTGTGCACATGCAACATCATGTGCCTCATCCACAATGGTTCTTTtgctttctatttttcattttttgaggagaattaaaaaacaaagaaattaacaaaaaggTTGTTAAACTCAAGGTAATATTATTAAGCAGTTTGATTGGTTTTATACGCTGTTAGCATTCCCAAATATGTATTattcttgaaacaaagtttggTTCTAGACATGTTTGTAGCT
This genomic window contains:
- the LOC115968163 gene encoding thaumatin-like protein 1 isoform X4, with the protein product MGRSLIFATVLTLLTFSFLSVTEVNSASFKIVNKCRRTIWPGLLSGANTAQLPTTGFTLKPGKSRTLSIPRSWSGRLWARTLCGPDSSTGKFTCLTGDCGSGALQCAGGNAKPPATLAEFTLNGDGGLDFYDVSLVDGYNLPMLVVPQKGTSGGCGATGCLVDLNGACPKELKVVARGTGSVACRSACEAFGDPRFCCSEAYATPDTCSPSMYSLFFKHACPRAYSYAYDDKTSTFTCPNADYLIIFCPEPYTSLQLLGARKDGGLLPLVNKTTMYISSHHPNSASFAGK
- the LOC115968163 gene encoding thaumatin-like protein 1 isoform X2, which encodes MGRSLIFATVLTLLTFSFLSVTEVNSASFKIVNKCRRTIWPGLLSGANTAQLPTTGFTLKPGKSRTLSIPRSWSGRLWARTLCGPDSSTGKFTCLTGDCGSGALQCAGGNAKPPATLAEFTLNGDGGLDFYDVSLVDGYNLPMLVVPQKGTSGGCGATGCLVDLNGACPKELKVVARGTGSVACRSACEAFGDPRFCCSEAYATPDTCSPSMYSLFFKHACPRAYSYAYDDKTSTFTCPNADYLIIFCPEPYTSLQLLGARKDGGLLPLVNKTTMYISSHHPNSASFAVPRSLAEEWLSTSFLSELSASLSLLRFVVGLKVQVPKMQYGYMWQGFATATRIRVYTFLCFLPFFQLTSYIVFNVLYT
- the LOC115968163 gene encoding thaumatin-like protein 1 isoform X3, which produces MGRSLIFATVLTLLTFSFLSVTEVNSASFKIVNKCRRTIWPGLLSGANTAQLPTTGFTLKPGKSRTLSIPRSWSGRLWARTLCGPDSSTGKFTCLTGDCGSGALQCAGGNAKPPATLAEFTLNGDGGLDFYDVSLVDGYNLPMLVVPQKGTSGGCGATGCLVDLNGACPKELKVVARGTGSVACRSACEAFGDPRFCCSEAYATPDTCSPSMYSLFFKHACPRAYSYAYDDKTSTFTCPNADYLIIFCPEPYTRMIDGFGTKESLQLLGARKDGGLLPLVNKTTMYISSHHPNSASFAGK
- the LOC115968163 gene encoding thaumatin-like protein 1 isoform X1, giving the protein MGRSLIFATVLTLLTFSFLSVTEVNSASFKIVNKCRRTIWPGLLSGANTAQLPTTGFTLKPGKSRTLSIPRSWSGRLWARTLCGPDSSTGKFTCLTGDCGSGALQCAGGNAKPPATLAEFTLNGDGGLDFYDVSLVDGYNLPMLVVPQKGTSGGCGATGCLVDLNGACPKELKVVARGTGSVACRSACEAFGDPRFCCSEAYATPDTCSPSMYSLFFKHACPRAYSYAYDDKTSTFTCPNADYLIIFCPEPYTRMIDGFGTKESLQLLGARKDGGLLPLVNKTTMYISSHHPNSASFAVPRSLAEEWLSTSFLSELSASLSLLRFVVGLKVQVPKMQYGYMWQGFATATRIRVYTFLCFLPFFQLTSYIVFNVLYT